One window of uncultured Trichococcus sp. genomic DNA carries:
- a CDS encoding transposase, with protein MAKSKTASFVVELGLVTHQNEQAVLDKRFKIAEKIYNKVLYHARTQLTELYKNRRYQDVLAERRLSIKANNKNRVTACNKELQTIQKTFGMTEYALHAYIGRMREAYKKHIDSFTAQKIASTVWTSVSSLLHGKGKKVRFKKFGQLESLEGKSNATGMRFKGDRLEWNGLVLPVTIRANDLFVQESLSLHRVKYCRIIRKVFKGGNQYFLQLVLEGLPPVKRNNNTGMPRRQPAPNAEVGIDIGTSTVAVAGDDGVILKELFPEGASYDHSIHLLQRKLDRSRRATNPANFNVDGTVKQGVKLTWVRSKNYMKIRFRLKDLYRRRAVALKEAHNKTANAILALGNQVYVEDMDFRALMKRAKETTVNKNGRFNRKKRYGKSIGYHAPAMLVGIVKQKAPQEGGALYEVDTFKFRASQYNHVNDTYIKKTRDERTTFVAGQLVQRDLYSAFLLKNSQPTRNETDRTKCSATFATFMAHHDTCIQTLCQSTGRQSCNFGLRDFQLA; from the coding sequence ATGGCTAAAAGCAAAACAGCTTCATTCGTCGTAGAGCTGGGACTTGTTACACATCAAAATGAACAAGCAGTGCTGGATAAGCGTTTCAAAATTGCTGAAAAAATTTATAACAAGGTCTTGTACCATGCGCGGACGCAGCTAACAGAGTTGTATAAGAACCGTCGATACCAAGACGTGCTGGCAGAACGCCGCTTGTCCATCAAAGCAAACAACAAGAATCGTGTGACGGCGTGCAACAAGGAATTGCAAACGATCCAAAAGACCTTCGGTATGACGGAATACGCTTTGCATGCTTACATCGGACGGATGCGCGAGGCGTACAAGAAGCATATCGACAGCTTCACAGCACAAAAAATCGCTTCTACGGTCTGGACAAGTGTGTCCTCCCTTCTACATGGCAAAGGCAAAAAGGTACGTTTCAAAAAGTTCGGCCAGCTGGAATCGTTGGAGGGCAAGTCGAACGCTACGGGCATGCGCTTCAAAGGCGACCGTTTGGAGTGGAACGGGCTGGTTCTGCCCGTCACTATCCGTGCCAACGATTTATTTGTTCAGGAATCCCTTTCCTTGCACCGGGTGAAATACTGCCGCATCATACGCAAAGTGTTCAAGGGCGGCAATCAGTACTTCCTGCAACTGGTGCTGGAAGGCCTCCCGCCAGTGAAACGCAATAATAATACAGGTATGCCCCGCCGGCAACCCGCTCCGAATGCGGAAGTGGGCATTGACATCGGCACCTCTACGGTGGCGGTGGCAGGTGATGACGGCGTCATCTTGAAGGAATTGTTTCCAGAAGGAGCGTCCTATGACCATTCAATTCATCTTTTGCAACGAAAACTGGACCGGAGTCGCCGCGCAACCAACCCCGCCAACTTTAATGTCGACGGCACCGTCAAGCAGGGTGTCAAGTTGACTTGGGTACGGAGCAAGAACTACATGAAAATAAGGTTTCGCTTGAAGGACCTCTACCGCCGTCGGGCGGTGGCATTAAAAGAAGCCCACAACAAAACCGCCAATGCCATCCTGGCACTGGGTAATCAGGTTTATGTGGAGGACATGGATTTCCGTGCATTGATGAAGCGGGCTAAAGAAACGACCGTCAACAAGAACGGGCGGTTCAACCGCAAGAAACGCTATGGCAAGTCCATCGGCTATCATGCGCCGGCCATGTTGGTCGGCATCGTGAAGCAAAAAGCACCCCAAGAAGGGGGTGCGCTTTACGAGGTGGATACCTTTAAATTTCGTGCCAGCCAGTATAACCACGTAAACGATACGTATATCAAAAAGACACGTGATGAACGTACGACCTTTGTTGCCGGGCAGCTTGTCCAACGGGATCTGTACAGTGCATTCCTCCTGAAAAACAGCCAACCGACACGCAACGAGACTGACCGCACAAAATGTAGCGCGACGTTTGCTACCTTCATGGCGCACCACGACACCTGCATCCAGACGCTCTGCCAATCAACCGGACGCCAGTCCTGCAATTTCGGACTGCGAGATTTTCAATTAGCTTAA
- a CDS encoding type II toxin-antitoxin system RelB/DinJ family antitoxin, which produces MATKERLNVNLDSKLKKETAETLEALGLDFTTAINIYFKQIVSKQKIPFEISAPNFYSTEEVMGNDWREGISDIEDEWE; this is translated from the coding sequence ATGGCTACAAAAGAAAGATTAAACGTTAATTTAGATTCTAAATTAAAGAAAGAAACTGCAGAAACATTAGAAGCTCTAGGCCTTGATTTTACAACTGCAATTAATATTTATTTCAAACAAATTGTGAGCAAACAAAAGATTCCCTTCGAAATTTCCGCTCCCAACTTTTATTCTACAGAAGAAGTCATGGGGAATGATTGGCGTGAAGGAATATCTGATATTGAGGATGAGTGGGAATGA
- a CDS encoding addiction module toxin RelE, giving the protein MSYKIRFTQASKKDFSKLDNSQQIQIRKSILKLENQGMNCGQLLSGKLSDCKKLKHKRLGLRIIFKESELGIEIIEIIAIGKRDDKEVYDIAVKRLMR; this is encoded by the coding sequence ATGAGTTATAAAATAAGATTCACTCAGGCTTCAAAAAAAGATTTTTCAAAACTAGATAATAGCCAACAAATTCAAATTAGAAAATCAATTTTAAAGCTAGAAAATCAAGGAATGAACTGTGGTCAGCTGCTAAGTGGGAAGCTGTCAGATTGCAAGAAACTGAAGCATAAAAGACTGGGTTTAAGAATAATCTTTAAAGAATCAGAATTGGGTATCGAAATAATTGAGATTATAGCAATCGGAAAACGTGATGATAAAGAAGTTTACGATATCGCAGTAAAACGTCTTATGAGATAG
- a CDS encoding LacI family DNA-binding transcriptional regulator, giving the protein MTSMEEVAKKAKVSVTTVSRALNDHPYVSEKTKKKIYKAMEELNYYPNNVAQQLRGKKTKMIGVIISYITNPFFAYLVDAIEKKTLEHGYHLVVLQTQGRPNLEQFYVELIQKKQLDGIIITNLETATPNIIQLVREGKIVLCNRYIGDEDLPIIRIDEEKASYEGTKLLISKGYSKLAFCTGNVMNPHDYRFKGFLKAVNEHNLTFDEQLFFEETLGVEGGREFIRSIATIELSDRPDAVFSNGDEVAAGILSEARKFDIDVPKDLAVLGFDDNPIASLTNPEITTIHQPIEEMGDIAAEMLLANIEGKSMPKPVDLETKIVYRQSI; this is encoded by the coding sequence ATGACTAGTATGGAAGAGGTGGCAAAGAAAGCGAAGGTATCTGTGACCACGGTCTCACGCGCTTTAAATGATCATCCGTATGTTTCGGAGAAAACAAAGAAAAAAATTTATAAAGCTATGGAAGAATTAAATTATTACCCCAACAACGTCGCCCAGCAGTTAAGAGGGAAAAAAACGAAGATGATTGGCGTAATTATTTCATATATCACAAATCCTTTTTTCGCGTATCTGGTCGATGCCATTGAAAAAAAAACTTTGGAACATGGCTATCACCTAGTGGTTCTCCAAACGCAAGGAAGGCCAAATCTAGAACAATTTTATGTCGAATTAATACAGAAAAAGCAATTAGATGGAATCATCATAACCAATCTGGAAACTGCTACTCCTAATATTATTCAATTAGTGCGCGAAGGTAAAATTGTATTATGCAATCGCTATATCGGAGATGAAGACCTTCCTATAATACGTATTGATGAGGAAAAGGCTAGTTATGAAGGGACCAAATTGCTGATCAGCAAAGGCTATTCAAAACTTGCTTTCTGTACAGGTAATGTTATGAATCCCCATGATTATCGCTTTAAAGGCTTTTTAAAAGCAGTCAACGAACACAACCTTACTTTTGATGAGCAGTTATTTTTTGAAGAAACGTTAGGGGTAGAAGGCGGTAGAGAATTCATTCGTTCTATTGCCACAATAGAACTGTCCGATAGACCCGACGCTGTTTTTTCCAATGGGGATGAAGTTGCAGCTGGAATATTAAGCGAGGCTAGAAAATTCGATATTGATGTGCCTAAAGATCTTGCTGTACTAGGTTTTGATGATAACCCAATTGCTTCACTCACTAATCCTGAGATTACAACAATACATCAGCCTATTGAAGAAATGGGAGACATCGCTGCAGAAATGCTACTAGCAAATATTGAAGGAAAATCTATGCCAAAACCGGTTGATTTAGAAACTAAAATAGTTTATCGACAATCTATATAA
- a CDS encoding ABC transporter substrate-binding protein, which yields MKKKVISFGAVALLASTLLVGCGNTSSNSTDDSRTEVSMLIGKEEIAKQLDETIDKYNTSQEEYEVKIIPLAGQNATEKITSLYASKNAPVLMNTGVYTELAQWKDKFLDLSDMDLVQHIDQKYLDAGTVDGKVIGIPATIEAFGFLYNKDVLDEAVGGNFDPNSVKSREDLEILMGKIDQLDEKSAIEVSPLDWSLGAHYTNLFFTNQSEEQGERAKFMTDMQGGIVGLSENQVFQNWVDTFDMMKTYNSAAKSPLSADYDSATLALANGDVGLWFMGNWAYPQLKEANPDANIGILPVPLSNEPNAYGNTQISIGVPQTWGIDATQATEEQQAGAKDFLTWLYEDEVGQDYYVNKMGFIPINDNAKVEPTNELSKQILQYLKEDRSLEWMNAHYPPTAFPSMGASLQKYLADDIDRTELSKEIEDYWKTSAE from the coding sequence ATGAAAAAAAAAGTAATCAGTTTTGGTGCAGTTGCACTATTAGCAAGTACATTGTTAGTTGGGTGTGGCAATACTAGCTCAAACTCGACAGATGATAGTCGCACTGAGGTCAGTATGTTGATAGGTAAAGAAGAAATTGCCAAGCAATTAGATGAGACAATTGATAAATATAATACTTCTCAAGAAGAATATGAAGTAAAGATTATTCCTCTAGCAGGTCAAAATGCAACGGAGAAGATTACTTCTTTGTACGCTTCAAAAAATGCACCTGTATTAATGAATACTGGGGTTTATACCGAATTAGCTCAGTGGAAAGACAAATTCTTGGATTTATCAGATATGGATTTAGTACAGCATATTGATCAGAAATATTTAGATGCCGGCACTGTGGACGGTAAAGTAATTGGGATTCCAGCAACTATTGAAGCTTTTGGATTTCTTTATAATAAGGATGTTTTGGATGAAGCAGTTGGAGGGAATTTTGATCCAAATAGTGTGAAAAGCAGGGAAGATTTAGAAATTTTGATGGGAAAAATTGACCAACTAGATGAAAAAAGTGCGATTGAAGTCTCTCCTTTAGATTGGTCTTTAGGGGCTCATTACACAAATCTCTTTTTTACTAACCAATCCGAGGAACAAGGCGAACGTGCTAAATTTATGACAGACATGCAGGGCGGTATTGTTGGCCTTTCAGAAAATCAAGTGTTTCAAAATTGGGTTGATACATTTGATATGATGAAAACCTATAATTCTGCTGCAAAATCTCCACTTTCCGCAGATTATGATTCTGCTACGCTCGCATTAGCAAATGGTGATGTCGGATTATGGTTTATGGGAAATTGGGCTTATCCGCAATTAAAAGAAGCTAATCCAGATGCTAACATTGGTATTTTACCAGTTCCTTTATCGAATGAACCGAATGCCTATGGAAATACTCAAATATCAATTGGGGTCCCGCAAACATGGGGAATTGACGCAACCCAAGCGACTGAGGAACAACAAGCAGGTGCTAAAGATTTTCTAACCTGGTTATATGAGGACGAAGTTGGTCAAGATTACTATGTGAATAAAATGGGATTCATTCCAATTAATGACAATGCAAAAGTTGAGCCTACAAATGAGCTATCGAAACAAATTTTGCAATACTTGAAAGAAGACCGTTCATTGGAATGGATGAACGCACACTATCCACCAACTGCATTTCCTTCAATGGGAGCATCCTTACAAAAATATTTAGCTGATGACATTGATCGTACCGAGTTATCAAAAGAAATAGAAGACTATTGGAAGACAAGCGCTGAATAA